Below is a genomic region from Helicobacter sp. MIT 21-1697.
CTCGTAGTAGATACGACTCCTCCCAGTGTTATACCTATTGCATCATCATATCAGATTGCTCGTGGAGGAAGTGCGATTGTAGCATTTGAAATTAAAGATATGGCATTACAAGATGTGCATATTCATAATGGCATTGATGAATTTAAGCTCTTTAAATATCTTGATGATGATATTTATATAGGAATTATTGCGTGGCCTCTAAAAAATAAATTTTTTAATCCTCAAATTGTTGCCACAGACAAAGCAGGCAATACTACCAAACAAAATATCACGCTTAGGCGGAATATTAATGTTGCTTATTATCATTCTAACATCAGAATAGAAGAAAACTTCCTCAATGGCAAATTAAATGAACTTCTTGGACGCATTGATAAAAAACTTCATCGGGACTTTAATGATGATGTTGAGAGATTCGTGTTTTTTAATGAAACCATACGCAACGAAGATGAAAATAGAATTTTAAAAGCCTGTAATGATTTGGTTTCAGATGATGGCTATATTGATGAATCTTTCCGCGCATTTGTGCCACTTAATGGTTCAAAACTTGTAGGAAGTTTTGGAGATTATCGCACTTATTATCTCAATAAAACCAAAATCAGTGAAGCCACACATTTGGGCATTGATGTGGCAAGCGTCAAAAATGCTCCCATCATTGCGAGCAATAAGGGTGTTGTGTCGCTTAAAAATCGTCTTGGGCTTTATGGTGATACGCTTTTAATTTATCACGGGTTTGGCGTTTCATCGCTTT
It encodes:
- a CDS encoding M23 family metallopeptidase — translated: MGNKRLILTSLGIMTLIIVGIMAFTSFIFETQEPRLNMQGKALPTHWNLQDEMWVKFDDESGIRDYRVQVIFDGEVLSDEKEIILNKPKSIKISLPKPSTLLKNGAALQYKIAVTDWSNSHFFSGNTAKVELNLVVDTTPPSVIPIASSYQIARGGSAIVAFEIKDMALQDVHIHNGIDEFKLFKYLDDDIYIGIIAWPLKNKFFNPQIVATDKAGNTTKQNITLRRNINVAYYHSNIRIEENFLNGKLNELLGRIDKKLHRDFNDDVERFVFFNETIRNEDENRILKACNDLVSDDGYIDESFRAFVPLNGSKLVGSFGDYRTYYLNKTKISEATHLGIDVASVKNAPIIASNKGVVSLKNRLGLYGDTLLIYHGFGVSSLYSHLSDSHVNVSDEVNVGQRLGNTGATGWAFGDHLHFGILVQGHFVRLSEWLDQKWVDDNIINVLIKARAYYQEKHSMH